Genomic window (Coraliomargarita sinensis):
GCCCCATTCGTTGTCGTACCAGGACACGAGCTTGAAGAAGGTGTCGCTCAGTCCGATACCGGAACCGGCATCGAAGATAGAGCTGAGCTCATCGTGAATGAAGTCGGAAGAAGCAACCTGATCTTCGGTGTAGCCAAGGATCCCCTTGAGCGAACCTTCGGAAGCTTCCTTCATCTTCTGGCAAATTTCCTCGTAGGACGTGCTCTTCTCGGTCTTCACCGTGAGGTCGACAACCGATACGGTCGGTGTCGGCACGCGGAAAGCCATGCCGGTGAGCTTGCCTTGAACTTCCGGGATAACCAGACCAACTGCCTTGGCCGCACCTGTGGAAGACGGTATGATGTTGAGCGCAGCCGTGCGGCCACCCTTCATGTCCTTGGGAGAAGGACCATCGACTGTCTTCTGAGTTGCAGTGTAGGAATGGACGGTTGTCATCAAACCTTCTGCGATGCCGAAGTTCTCCAGAACCACCTTGGTGATCGGAGCCAGGCAGTTTGTGGTGCAGGACGCGTTGGAGATAATGTCGTCATCAGCAGTGAGCGTCTCGTCATTGACACCTAGCACAACGGTCTTCACGCCGTCACCCTTGCCGGGAGCGGAAATGATAACCTTCTTGGCACCGGCTTCAAGGTGCCCCTTGGCCTTTTCATCCTGAACGAAAAGCCCGGTGGACTCGATGACGATATCGACGCCGAGCTCCTTCCAGGGAAGAGCAGCCGGACCTTCGCGAACAGCCATCGTCTTGATTTCGTTGCCGTTAACCACGAGCGTGTCATCACCCTTGGCTTCCACAGTGCCCTTAAAGCGGCCCTGTGTGGTGTCATACTTCAGCAAGTATGCGAGGTTCTCAGCAGGAACGAGGTCGTTGATTGCAACCACTTCGATTTCGCTGCCCAGCAAACCCTTTTCAACAAGGGAGCGAAAGACAAGGCGACCGATGCGGCCGAATCCGTTAATTCCGATTTTTGTAGCCATTTATCTAGTATTTTTGGTTTTCTATTTGAGATGAAAAACGTGAAAAATGCACTTGTAGAGGGCGAAGTTTCCTTGGCAAGCGTTATTCTGTGGTTTCAGGGAACCAAACTGTGTTTTATCAATCTAAACTTATTAAAGCCTGTCAAACTATTAGTTATATTAATCAATGGCCTCCCAAGAAGCGTTGTCCCTTCCTTGTAATACCTTGACACGGGCTTCACTTCTGGGACTTTTGCAGTATTGTGTTAATAGGGATACTCTCTCATCCCCAACCCTACCCAAGCCAGCATTCGCTTAGAGGCACGGGCACAAACATTTACCTGATTTTCAACAACTTAGCTTTCCAACCAAATTTACTTCATGAAGATTAAAAACTGGGATACCTTCTCTTTTGTCGTCGCCTATCACCTCCTGATACTCGCGCTTTTACCCTCATTTATCAGCGTGTTTTCATGGGGCGCTGTCGCGCTGTTCCTCGTCACCTATATTATTGGCGGGCTCTCCATTACCGTAGGCTACCACAGGCTCTACGCCCACCGCGCCTATGCCGCCAATCCTTTCTTCGAATGGTGTGTTTTGCTGGGTTCAGCACTCTCTTTTGAAATGTCGGCGCTCATGTGGTCGCACGACCACCGTCTCCACCACAATCATGTGGACACGGACAAAGACCCCTACTCCATTGAAAAGGGCTTCTGGTATGCCCACGTGCTCTGGTTGTTCGACTACAAACGCAATTTCGATGCCTCTCTGGTCGGGGACCTTATGAAGAACCCCCGCGTCGTTCTTCAGGATCGTTACTACGCGCACATTGTGATCGGGGTGAATCTGGCGGTTTTCCTGTTGGGCTGGGCCCTTCTCGGTAGCGCTCTGGCCTCTTTCTACCTTGGTTTTCTTGTCCGGATGGCGATGATCCACCACAGCACCTGGTTCATCAATTCCCTCTGCCACACCATCGGCTCGAAGACATACGCCCGCGAACTCAGTGCAGTGGATAACGCTATTCTGGCTCTACTCACGTTTGGCGAAGGCTATCATAACTATCACCACGCCTTTGCCGCCGATTACCGCAACGGTATCCGCTGGTACCATTTCGACCCGTCCAAATGGACCATCTGGCTGGCCTCCAAACTTGGCTTGGCCAAAAACCTGCGCTCCATCAACAACGTGACGGTACAGAAATCGCTCGTACAAAAGGACAAAAAGATGATCCTCGAGCATATTAGCGACGATGTAGATGAATTCGCGGCAGAGCTGCGTGAAAAACTGGAGGAGCTTTCAACTGCCTTTGAAGAAAAGGCCTCCGCACTTATGATTAAGGTACGTGAGTTGAAAAAAGCCTCTGCGGAACAACGCAAGCTCCTGCAGCGTGAAATCAGCGCGCTCCGTGCCTCGCTCAAAGAGACCTGGGACGAGTGGGTTCAAGTGACCCGTATGGCGGCCCGGCAATACGAGTTTGCACACTAGTATGGCAGCGACCGCAATTGGGATTTTGCGGTCTGCCAGCATTTCAGCTCGAGGCATTCTTTCGTCCGTGTCATAGGATTCCCGTAGGTCTCTGTTGCGCTCCAATCCAGGAACGGCTCATAAAGCGGCCCGTTTATTGCTGTCCGTGTCTATGCACTTGACTCGAAATAGCTCAATTTCATCCTCCAAACCCGATAGTGTTGCTTAATATGGGAGCCTAAACGCATGTCGGATAACCGCGCAAACTTCGCTAAACTACAGGAAAAGATCGAAAAATCGAAAGCTCCGGCAATTGACTTTGGGATCCAGCTTCTTCCTGTCTCCCATAATGAATTCCAGGCCCGCTGGTCGCTGAACAAAGAGATGCTGGACGCAGGCCTAAAGGTCGCCTCGCACGATGAAGGCGATACGCATTTGGTACTGCGGGCATACTCACTCCCAGCGGCGTCGGACAGTTCCCATTTCTCCAGTGTCTGGCACGACTACCGAATCGACAGCACCGATAACAGCGGTTACTTCACCCTGCCCGCACCAGCCCCAAAAATCAACGCTGCCCTCGGCCTAATCAATAGATCCGGACGGTTCAGTCCGCTGGTACGGGGCGAAGCGGTGGCACTCCCGGCCGCACCATCGCCGGAACCGCCAAAACCGGCGGCCCCCGAAGCCAAAGCCGAGGACTCCGCAGCCCATGAAGACAAAGCGGCAGCTGATTTCCCCACGGATCAAAATGCACTGCATTCCGTGGTCCTCAACGAGAGGGAAATTGCCGAGCGCTTGGAGCATATTACCGGGCTGCCGGAGAGCTTCAAGTCCAGGAACCCGGCAATTACAAAATCGAGACAATCCAACGAACAGAACGGCCCGGGCCACTCCACCGGAGTTGCGAGCACCCCGCCAGAGACGACGTGGCTCGATGAAGTGGAAACTCTCAAGACGGTTCGCCACAACATGGCGATCAATCCGGAACCGAACTTTTCGGACAGTAGGCAGGACACTCCTCCAGCCGAGGCTTCTTCGCAGGAACAACCAAAACCACGGACAGGCGGCGCATCGGAGCAACTGGCCAGCCAGTGGGAGGATATCTGGAGTGGCAATGCACCCGTTCAAGTCAGAGCAGAGTACGTCCTCACCGGTAAAATCGCATCGGGCATGAAGCTGATGATGGGGAACGAAATCCTGCAACCGGCCCCGGGCGGATTCATCGTATGGAAGCGAACGCTGGAATCTTTCAACCAGATCTGGCCTCTGCTCAACGCGGCTCTGACGAGCCCCTCCGTCGCGGCAGGCCCCTCACTGGAATTTTTCAAGGATGTGCATCCCTCCGAGCGCTTGCTCGAGCTACACGCCGCTTTGGAAATTGAAGGAAAAATAACCGACCCTGCATATGCCAGTTTACTGCCTACCGATTTACAACTGGATGCGGACGGCACCTTCAAACTCAGGCGAATGCTTCCCGACGGTGCCGTAATCTTGCCCGGCCTCTCCCTGATTGCAGGTTAGCGCACAGACGGCCGACATCGACATGTCGCACGAAGCGCAGAATCAGACCCGACGGGTTGTCAGCTTCCTCCTTCACGCGCACCTGCCCTACGGCTACAACCACGCGAGCCAGAACTCGCTGGAACAAGCCTGGCTTTATGAAGCCGTAACGCATTGCTACCTGCCGCTGCTTTCCATGCTCAAGCGATTGGAACCCAAAGACAGCCCTTGGCTGACAGTCTCGCTCTCACCCACCCTTCTCGAACTTTGGAGCCATCGGAATTTTGCCCACGACTACCGGGCGCACTTAAAAGAGGGCCTGCGTATCATTGAGTCGGAAACGGAGCATCCAGCTCATCCACAGGAAAGACGTCAACGGGCACGGGAAATTATGGCCGACTGGGAAGAAGCCGGAGCGCGGTTCGAAAGTATTGACGGGAAATTACCTTCCGCGTTCGCCGACCTGGCAGAATCGGGAAAAATCGAGCTGATCACGACCGCGGCAACCCATGCCTTTCTTCCCGCCTTTCAGAACGACTCCTGCTTTCGTCGTTTTCAAATCGGCAACGGGATAGAAACTTTCAAGCGTCATACCGGCATCCACCCAAAGGGTTTCTGGCTGCCGGAATGCGCTTACTTCGACGGTTTGGAAAACGACCTCGCTTCCTATGGCATCGAGTATTTCGGACTGGAAGAACAAGGCCTGGCCCGCGCCACTCCGAAAGCCTCCATCCGCGCGCCTCTATCCTGCCCGAACGGCCTGCTTGCTCTGGGCCGGGACAATACTCTCTCGCAAAAAGTGTGGAGTGCACGCAGCGGCTACCCCGGGCATTCGCACTACCGGGAATTCCATCACGATGGTATTCACCAAGTGGATACAGAGATATGTAAGCAGTTCGCCTTACCCGATAGCGGCAGGCTGCCATTCGGATTGAAATACTGGCGCGTGACCGGAACCCCGGAGAAAGATTGGTACGAACCCGAGCGGGCCAAAGAGCAAGCGGAGCTCGATGCCGGGGATTTTATAAAAGAGATCGAAAGCACCGAAGAAGGGCTGGTTTTTCTACCCTTTGACGCCGAGCTTTTCGGACACTGGTGGTATGAGGGGCCGGTTTGGCTTGAGAACGTGCTCAAGCGGACAAGCCGGCTCGCGAACACATCGTTAAAAGCCAG
Coding sequences:
- the gap gene encoding type I glyceraldehyde-3-phosphate dehydrogenase, yielding MATKIGINGFGRIGRLVFRSLVEKGLLGSEIEVVAINDLVPAENLAYLLKYDTTQGRFKGTVEAKGDDTLVVNGNEIKTMAVREGPAALPWKELGVDIVIESTGLFVQDEKAKGHLEAGAKKVIISAPGKGDGVKTVVLGVNDETLTADDDIISNASCTTNCLAPITKVVLENFGIAEGLMTTVHSYTATQKTVDGPSPKDMKGGRTAALNIIPSSTGAAKAVGLVIPEVQGKLTGMAFRVPTPTVSVVDLTVKTEKSTSYEEICQKMKEASEGSLKGILGYTEDQVASSDFIHDELSSIFDAGSGIGLSDTFFKLVSWYDNEWGYSNRVVELVQKVSKFL
- a CDS encoding fatty acid desaturase, producing the protein MKIKNWDTFSFVVAYHLLILALLPSFISVFSWGAVALFLVTYIIGGLSITVGYHRLYAHRAYAANPFFEWCVLLGSALSFEMSALMWSHDHRLHHNHVDTDKDPYSIEKGFWYAHVLWLFDYKRNFDASLVGDLMKNPRVVLQDRYYAHIVIGVNLAVFLLGWALLGSALASFYLGFLVRMAMIHHSTWFINSLCHTIGSKTYARELSAVDNAILALLTFGEGYHNYHHAFAADYRNGIRWYHFDPSKWTIWLASKLGLAKNLRSINNVTVQKSLVQKDKKMILEHISDDVDEFAAELREKLEELSTAFEEKASALMIKVRELKKASAEQRKLLQREISALRASLKETWDEWVQVTRMAARQYEFAH
- a CDS encoding DUF4912 domain-containing protein; translation: MSDNRANFAKLQEKIEKSKAPAIDFGIQLLPVSHNEFQARWSLNKEMLDAGLKVASHDEGDTHLVLRAYSLPAASDSSHFSSVWHDYRIDSTDNSGYFTLPAPAPKINAALGLINRSGRFSPLVRGEAVALPAAPSPEPPKPAAPEAKAEDSAAHEDKAAADFPTDQNALHSVVLNEREIAERLEHITGLPESFKSRNPAITKSRQSNEQNGPGHSTGVASTPPETTWLDEVETLKTVRHNMAINPEPNFSDSRQDTPPAEASSQEQPKPRTGGASEQLASQWEDIWSGNAPVQVRAEYVLTGKIASGMKLMMGNEILQPAPGGFIVWKRTLESFNQIWPLLNAALTSPSVAAGPSLEFFKDVHPSERLLELHAALEIEGKITDPAYASLLPTDLQLDADGTFKLRRMLPDGAVILPGLSLIAG
- a CDS encoding 1,4-alpha-glucan branching protein domain-containing protein — protein: MSHEAQNQTRRVVSFLLHAHLPYGYNHASQNSLEQAWLYEAVTHCYLPLLSMLKRLEPKDSPWLTVSLSPTLLELWSHRNFAHDYRAHLKEGLRIIESETEHPAHPQERRQRAREIMADWEEAGARFESIDGKLPSAFADLAESGKIELITTAATHAFLPAFQNDSCFRRFQIGNGIETFKRHTGIHPKGFWLPECAYFDGLENDLASYGIEYFGLEEQGLARATPKASIRAPLSCPNGLLALGRDNTLSQKVWSARSGYPGHSHYREFHHDGIHQVDTEICKQFALPDSGRLPFGLKYWRVTGTPEKDWYEPERAKEQAELDAGDFIKEIESTEEGLVFLPFDAELFGHWWYEGPVWLENVLKRTSRLANTSLKASHQAAKSFTGPPQGRPAASTWGRRGDYSFWVNRDTDWIYALLCHCSEDLRRLIELNGPAGGDSEKDRGIRQAGRELLLASASDWPFMLRAGATGEYAMERLHQHIKRCRFLVDSIREERLDPRDLALLEERNPAFLKISLAPYFNRP